Within Streptomyces antibioticus, the genomic segment CGGCCCTGGGGCGGCTGTCCGGGGACTGGGGCGGCGGCTGGGGGCTGGCCGAGGAGGCGCTGTGGCACGCCGCGCGCGCGGAGGACGGCCGGGGCGAGGCGACCGCGCTGGCCGGGGCGCTGCCGGGCCACTTCGGGCTGCCCACCATGTACGCGCTGATCGAGGCCCTGCACCTGGGCCTGATCCCGGACGCGCGCCGGCACGAGCTGACGCCGGTGCTCTTCGCGACGGCCGCGGCGGGCGACGGTGTGGCGGTCGCGCTCGTGGACCGGCTGGCGCGGGAGGTGGCCACGATGTCCCTGGTCGCCCTGACCCGGCTCGATCTGCTGGCCGAGGAGACCCCGGTCCTGCTGGGCGGCGGGGTCCTGACGGCCGGTCACCCGCTGCTGGACGACGGGATACGGGCCCTGCTGGCGGAGCGGGCGCCCAAGGCCGTGGTGCGGGTGGTGCGGGCCCGCCCGGTGCTCGGCGCGGCGCTGCTGGGTCTGGACCGGCTGGCGGCGGGAGCGGAGGCCCAGCGCAGGACGCGCGCCCGTTTCGACGCGGAGTAGCCCCTCCGGACGCGGCGCCCGCCGGGGTGCCGGGCCGTCCCCGGCACCCGACCAGGCACGACGGCGTCCGCGTCCGGCGCCCGTGTCCGGCGTCCTCGTCTGGACGGACAACCGCCCCCGGAAGGAACCGAACACACGCCCATCGCGTTTTCATGGGCGGGGGTCGCTGCGATCCGATCAAGATCCGGGCGACCGGGGTTCGCATTGTCACTCCCACCAGCGATACTTGCGGCGGGACATGACCA encodes:
- a CDS encoding N-acetylglucosamine kinase, giving the protein MGLTASVLAIDAGNSKTDVAVVAADGEVLATVRGGGFRPPADGVEAAVDALADAVTRAYTAAGVSSVAHVSACLANADLPVEEERLAAALHARAWGASVEVRNDTFAILRAGVAEPRGVAVVCGAGINCVGMRPDGRTARFPALGRLSGDWGGGWGLAEEALWHAARAEDGRGEATALAGALPGHFGLPTMYALIEALHLGLIPDARRHELTPVLFATAAAGDGVAVALVDRLAREVATMSLVALTRLDLLAEETPVLLGGGVLTAGHPLLDDGIRALLAERAPKAVVRVVRARPVLGAALLGLDRLAAGAEAQRRTRARFDAE